One genomic region from Equus asinus isolate D_3611 breed Donkey chromosome 8, EquAss-T2T_v2, whole genome shotgun sequence encodes:
- the KMT5A gene encoding N-lysine methyltransferase KMT5A isoform X3 encodes MARGRKMSKPRAVEAAAAAAAVAATAPGPEMVERRGPGRPRTDGENVFTGQSKIYSYMSPNKCSGMRSPLQEENSVAHHEVRCQGKPLAGIYRKREEKRNTGNAVRSTMKPEEQKIKDARRGPLAPFPNQKSEAAEPPKTPTLSCDSPNAAVGKQALKKPVKGKQAPRKKAQGKTQQNRKLTDFYPVRRSSRKSKAELQSEERKRIDELIESGKEEGMKIDLIDGKGRGVIATKQFSRGEFVVEYHGDLIEITDAKKREALYAQDPSTGCYMYYFQYLSKTYCVDATRETNRLGRLINHSKCGNCQTKLHDIDGVPHLILIASRDIAAGEELLYDYGDRSRASIEAYPWLKH; translated from the exons ATGGCTAGAG GCAGGAAGATGTCCAAGCCCCGCGCggtggaggcggcggcggcggcggcggcggtggcagcGACGGCCCCGGGCCCGGAGATGGTGGAGCGGAGGGGCCCGGGGAGGCCCCGCACCGACGGG GAGAATGTATTTACCGGGCAGTCAAAGATCTATTCCTACATGAGCCCGAACAAATGCTCTGGAATGCGTTCCCCCCTTCAGGAAGAGAACTCAGTTGCACATCATGAAGTCAGATGCCAGGGGAAGCCATTAGCCGGAATCTACAGGAAACGAGAAG AGAAAAGAAACACTGGGAACGCAGTTCGAAGCACCATGAAGCCCGAGGAACAGAAGATCAAAGACGCCAGGAGAGGTCCCCTGGCACCTTTTCCAAACCAAAAATCTGAAGCAGCAGAACCTCCAAAAACTCCGACCTTGTCTTGTGATTCTCCCAACGCAGCCGTCGGCAAGCAAGCCCTCAAAAAGCCCGTCAAGGGCAAACAGGCCCCCAGGAAAAA AGCTCAAGGAAAAACACAGCAGAATCGCAAACTCACGGATTTCTACCCTGTGCGAAGGAGCTCCAGGAAGAGCAAAGCCGAGCTGCAG TccgaagaaaggaaaagaatagacGAATTGATTGAaagtgggaaggaagaaggaatgaag ATTGACCTGATTGATGGCAAAGGCAGGGGCGTGATAGCCACCAAGCAGTTCTCCCGGGGCGAGTTTGTGGTGGAATACCACGGGGACCTCATTGAGATCACCGACGCCAAGAAGCGGGAGGCTCTGTACGCACAAGACCCCTCCACGGGCTGCTACATGTACTATTTTCAGTATCTGAGCAAAACCTACTG CGTGGATGCAACTAGAGAGACGAATCGCCTGGGAAGACTGATCAATCACAGCAAATGTGGGAACTGCCAAACCAAACTGCACGACATCGACGGCGTGCCTCACCTCATCCTCATCGCCTCCCGAGACATCGCGGCCGGCGAGGAGCTCCTGTACGACTACGGGGACCGCAGCAGGGCTTCCATCGAGGCCTACCCCTGGCTGAAGCATTAA
- the KMT5A gene encoding N-lysine methyltransferase KMT5A isoform X2, translating into MSKPRAVEAAAAAAAVAATAPGPEMVERRGPGRPRTDGENVFTGQSKIYSYMSPNKCSGMRSPLQEENSVAHHEVRCQGKPLAGIYRKREEKRNTGNAVRSTMKPEEQKIKDARRGPLAPFPNQKSEAAEPPKTPTLSCDSPNAAVGKQALKKPVKGKQAPRKKAQGKTQQNRKLTDFYPVRRSSRKSKAELQSEERKRIDELIESGKEEGMKIDLIDGKGRGVIATKQFSRGEFVVEYHGDLIEITDAKKREALYAQDPSTGCYMYYFQYLSKTYCVDATRETNRLGRLINHSKCGNCQTKLHDIDGVPHLILIASRDIAAGEELLYDYGDRSRASIEAYPWLKH; encoded by the exons ATGTCCAAGCCCCGCGCggtggaggcggcggcggcggcggcggcggtggcagcGACGGCCCCGGGCCCGGAGATGGTGGAGCGGAGGGGCCCGGGGAGGCCCCGCACCGACGGG GAGAATGTATTTACCGGGCAGTCAAAGATCTATTCCTACATGAGCCCGAACAAATGCTCTGGAATGCGTTCCCCCCTTCAGGAAGAGAACTCAGTTGCACATCATGAAGTCAGATGCCAGGGGAAGCCATTAGCCGGAATCTACAGGAAACGAGAAG AGAAAAGAAACACTGGGAACGCAGTTCGAAGCACCATGAAGCCCGAGGAACAGAAGATCAAAGACGCCAGGAGAGGTCCCCTGGCACCTTTTCCAAACCAAAAATCTGAAGCAGCAGAACCTCCAAAAACTCCGACCTTGTCTTGTGATTCTCCCAACGCAGCCGTCGGCAAGCAAGCCCTCAAAAAGCCCGTCAAGGGCAAACAGGCCCCCAGGAAAAA AGCTCAAGGAAAAACACAGCAGAATCGCAAACTCACGGATTTCTACCCTGTGCGAAGGAGCTCCAGGAAGAGCAAAGCCGAGCTGCAG TccgaagaaaggaaaagaatagacGAATTGATTGAaagtgggaaggaagaaggaatgaag ATTGACCTGATTGATGGCAAAGGCAGGGGCGTGATAGCCACCAAGCAGTTCTCCCGGGGCGAGTTTGTGGTGGAATACCACGGGGACCTCATTGAGATCACCGACGCCAAGAAGCGGGAGGCTCTGTACGCACAAGACCCCTCCACGGGCTGCTACATGTACTATTTTCAGTATCTGAGCAAAACCTACTG CGTGGATGCAACTAGAGAGACGAATCGCCTGGGAAGACTGATCAATCACAGCAAATGTGGGAACTGCCAAACCAAACTGCACGACATCGACGGCGTGCCTCACCTCATCCTCATCGCCTCCCGAGACATCGCGGCCGGCGAGGAGCTCCTGTACGACTACGGGGACCGCAGCAGGGCTTCCATCGAGGCCTACCCCTGGCTGAAGCATTAA
- the KMT5A gene encoding N-lysine methyltransferase KMT5A isoform X4, translating to MGEGGAVGRRRPFPGAPRRRWWRRQQQQQRQRQRWWPGRGGGGGGESEGAGRAAMGLAGLQEENSVAHHEVRCQGKPLAGIYRKREEKRNTGNAVRSTMKPEEQKIKDARRGPLAPFPNQKSEAAEPPKTPTLSCDSPNAAVGKQALKKPVKGKQAPRKKAQGKTQQNRKLTDFYPVRRSSRKSKAELQSEERKRIDELIESGKEEGMKIDLIDGKGRGVIATKQFSRGEFVVEYHGDLIEITDAKKREALYAQDPSTGCYMYYFQYLSKTYCVDATRETNRLGRLINHSKCGNCQTKLHDIDGVPHLILIASRDIAAGEELLYDYGDRSRASIEAYPWLKH from the exons ATGGGGGAAGGGGGCGCCGTGGGGCGCCGCCGGCCCTTCCCCGGGGCGCCGCGGCGGCGCTggtggcggcggcagcagcagcagcagcggcagcggcagcggtggtggccgggccgcggcggcggcggcggcggcgagagCGAGGGCGCGGGGCGCGCCGCCATGGGCCTGGCCGGGCTGCAG GAAGAGAACTCAGTTGCACATCATGAAGTCAGATGCCAGGGGAAGCCATTAGCCGGAATCTACAGGAAACGAGAAG AGAAAAGAAACACTGGGAACGCAGTTCGAAGCACCATGAAGCCCGAGGAACAGAAGATCAAAGACGCCAGGAGAGGTCCCCTGGCACCTTTTCCAAACCAAAAATCTGAAGCAGCAGAACCTCCAAAAACTCCGACCTTGTCTTGTGATTCTCCCAACGCAGCCGTCGGCAAGCAAGCCCTCAAAAAGCCCGTCAAGGGCAAACAGGCCCCCAGGAAAAA AGCTCAAGGAAAAACACAGCAGAATCGCAAACTCACGGATTTCTACCCTGTGCGAAGGAGCTCCAGGAAGAGCAAAGCCGAGCTGCAG TccgaagaaaggaaaagaatagacGAATTGATTGAaagtgggaaggaagaaggaatgaag ATTGACCTGATTGATGGCAAAGGCAGGGGCGTGATAGCCACCAAGCAGTTCTCCCGGGGCGAGTTTGTGGTGGAATACCACGGGGACCTCATTGAGATCACCGACGCCAAGAAGCGGGAGGCTCTGTACGCACAAGACCCCTCCACGGGCTGCTACATGTACTATTTTCAGTATCTGAGCAAAACCTACTG CGTGGATGCAACTAGAGAGACGAATCGCCTGGGAAGACTGATCAATCACAGCAAATGTGGGAACTGCCAAACCAAACTGCACGACATCGACGGCGTGCCTCACCTCATCCTCATCGCCTCCCGAGACATCGCGGCCGGCGAGGAGCTCCTGTACGACTACGGGGACCGCAGCAGGGCTTCCATCGAGGCCTACCCCTGGCTGAAGCATTAA
- the KMT5A gene encoding N-lysine methyltransferase KMT5A isoform X1: MGEGGAVGRRRPFPGAPRRRWWRRQQQQQRQRQRWWPGRGGGGGGESEGAGRAAMGLAGLQENVFTGQSKIYSYMSPNKCSGMRSPLQEENSVAHHEVRCQGKPLAGIYRKREEKRNTGNAVRSTMKPEEQKIKDARRGPLAPFPNQKSEAAEPPKTPTLSCDSPNAAVGKQALKKPVKGKQAPRKKAQGKTQQNRKLTDFYPVRRSSRKSKAELQSEERKRIDELIESGKEEGMKIDLIDGKGRGVIATKQFSRGEFVVEYHGDLIEITDAKKREALYAQDPSTGCYMYYFQYLSKTYCVDATRETNRLGRLINHSKCGNCQTKLHDIDGVPHLILIASRDIAAGEELLYDYGDRSRASIEAYPWLKH; this comes from the exons ATGGGGGAAGGGGGCGCCGTGGGGCGCCGCCGGCCCTTCCCCGGGGCGCCGCGGCGGCGCTggtggcggcggcagcagcagcagcagcggcagcggcagcggtggtggccgggccgcggcggcggcggcggcggcgagagCGAGGGCGCGGGGCGCGCCGCCATGGGCCTGGCCGGGCTGCAG GAGAATGTATTTACCGGGCAGTCAAAGATCTATTCCTACATGAGCCCGAACAAATGCTCTGGAATGCGTTCCCCCCTTCAGGAAGAGAACTCAGTTGCACATCATGAAGTCAGATGCCAGGGGAAGCCATTAGCCGGAATCTACAGGAAACGAGAAG AGAAAAGAAACACTGGGAACGCAGTTCGAAGCACCATGAAGCCCGAGGAACAGAAGATCAAAGACGCCAGGAGAGGTCCCCTGGCACCTTTTCCAAACCAAAAATCTGAAGCAGCAGAACCTCCAAAAACTCCGACCTTGTCTTGTGATTCTCCCAACGCAGCCGTCGGCAAGCAAGCCCTCAAAAAGCCCGTCAAGGGCAAACAGGCCCCCAGGAAAAA AGCTCAAGGAAAAACACAGCAGAATCGCAAACTCACGGATTTCTACCCTGTGCGAAGGAGCTCCAGGAAGAGCAAAGCCGAGCTGCAG TccgaagaaaggaaaagaatagacGAATTGATTGAaagtgggaaggaagaaggaatgaag ATTGACCTGATTGATGGCAAAGGCAGGGGCGTGATAGCCACCAAGCAGTTCTCCCGGGGCGAGTTTGTGGTGGAATACCACGGGGACCTCATTGAGATCACCGACGCCAAGAAGCGGGAGGCTCTGTACGCACAAGACCCCTCCACGGGCTGCTACATGTACTATTTTCAGTATCTGAGCAAAACCTACTG CGTGGATGCAACTAGAGAGACGAATCGCCTGGGAAGACTGATCAATCACAGCAAATGTGGGAACTGCCAAACCAAACTGCACGACATCGACGGCGTGCCTCACCTCATCCTCATCGCCTCCCGAGACATCGCGGCCGGCGAGGAGCTCCTGTACGACTACGGGGACCGCAGCAGGGCTTCCATCGAGGCCTACCCCTGGCTGAAGCATTAA